The sequence below is a genomic window from Thalassobaculum sp. OXR-137.
GCCGAATGCGCGGTCATTGCCGCAGCCCACCCGAAATGGGGCGAGCGGCCGCTGCTGGTCGCCCGGCTGGAGCAGGGGAGGACGGCGACGCCGGACGATATCCGCGCCTACCTGTCCGACAAGGTCGCAAAGTGGTGGTTGCCGGACGACGTGGTTTTCGTTGACGATCTTCCCCATACCGCGACCGGCAAGCTGTCGAAGCTGACGCTGCGCGAGCGGTTCAAGGATCACGTCCTGCCGACGGCCGCGGAGTAAGGCGGTCTCGGCCTTCCGGCATAGGCCATATGGGACCGACAGATGAGTGAAGACGCGGCAGTGAGCGCCGAACCCCCGGCGCCGCCGATCCGCTGGGCGATCCTGTTCGGCGTGTGGACGGTGTATTTCTGCTTCGGGCTGACCATCGCCGGCCTGGCCCCCATCATCGGCCCGATCACCCGCGACCTGGAGATCAGCCACACCGCCATGGGTGGGGTCCTGGGTATCTGGCAGCTCACCTATATCGTGGCGGCGGTTCCCGGCGGCAGTTTTCTCGACCGGGTCGGCGCCCGCCGGGCGATTTTCCTCGGGGCGATGATCGTGGCCCTGTCCGGTCTGCTGCGGGGCATCGCCGACAGTGCTGCGCTGCTGTTCGTCGCCGTGGCCATCTTCGGCATCGGCGGTCCGATCGTCTCCGCCGGCGCGCCGAAGGAGATCGCCCGCTGGTTCAAGGGCAGCGACCGCGGCTTCGCCATGGGCATCTACATCACCGGCCCGGCCATCGGCTCCATCGTCGCGTTGTCGCTGACCAATTCGGTGCTGATGCCGTATTTCGAGGGTGACTGGCGCTCGGTGCTCCTGCTGTGGTCGGCGGTCGCCGCTCTCGGCGCCTGCGTCTGGTTCGCGATCGCCAGCCTGCCCGCCGCCCGCCGCCACGACCCGCCGGTCTCCACCGCCAAGCCGCGGCCGCAGAAGGAAGTCATCGGCGAACTGGTGCGCCTGCCGGCGGTGCGGCTGCTGCTGGCCATGAGCGTGGCGATCTTCGCGCTGAACCACGGACTCAACAATTGGCTGCCCGAGATCCTGCGGGTGGGGGGCATGACGCCGGTGGAGGCGGGGTACTGGGCGACGGTGCCGACCCTCATCGGGATATTCGCCTCCCTGACCATCCCGCGGCTCGCCACGCCGGAGCGCCGTCATCTGGTGCTCGGTCTGCTGGCGGCGGGGGCAGTGCTCGCCTGCCTGCTGCTTTGGGTCGCGGGCCAGCCGGCGCTGACCATCGGCCTGGCGCTGCAGGGGATCGCCCGGTCCTCCCTGATGACGGTGGCGATCCTGACCCTGGTGGAAACCAAGGGCGTGGGAGAGGAGCGCGCCGGCACGGCGAGCGGGCTGTTCTTCTCCGCCGCCGAAGTCGGCGGAGCGGGTGGCCCGATCCTGCTTGGGCTGGTCTATGACGCCACCCACAGCTTCGATCTGTCCCTGTGGATCCTGGCGGGTGTGGCCGCGTTCCTGCTGCTCGGCACGCTGCGGCTGAAGGCGCTGCAGAGCTGAGGTAATTGCCGTTCCCGTCATCCCGAACTTGTTTCGGGAGGACGGGAGGCGCGTGTGACGCGACCCTTCGACATGCCCCGTTGGGATTGCTCAAGGCGAGGTCGGGATGTTCATTTTTGACCTCGCCCTGAGCAGCCCCCTGTCCCGGATTTAATCCGGGATTGAGCCAGGGGGCGTGTCGAAGGGCCGGCAGCGATCACCCGTAGCTCTTCGACATCCCGATCGCCGGATCGGCGAAGGCGCCGAACGGGGGGTAGGGATAGCGCAGGCCGTTCTTCGCCAGGCCTTTCAGACCCTCCACCCCGCGCAGGAACTCGTCCGGCGGGCAGGCCATCAGCAGCTCGTCGTCGGCCACCCCGCCATAGCGCCGCTCGGCGTAGCAGGGGATGGAGAGGCTGGTCTGTTTCGTGCTCAGCGCCCGGCCCCAACTGTCGGCGCAGGCGCTCTCGCCGGTGATGGTGAAGTCGTAGCGGCGGTAGTTCTTGAACTGCAGTCCGTTGATGAACAGGATCATCTGCCCGGGCGAGGCGTAGAACAGGCACACGTCCGGCGGATCCAGCCGGCCGGTGCGCAGCGGCGAGGCGCAGAGGCCGGAATAGCGGCCGGGGGCGACCCGCGGCATCTCCGTCTGGTGCTTGCGTGCGGCTTCCTGGTTGTCGAACCAGACCCCGGTCATCTGCTCGCCCGAGGCGAGGCGTTCCGGTACCTCCTCCAGGCCGATATTGGCGCCGCAGCTCGCGTTCGGCCGCAGGTTGTCCTTGACGATTCCCAGGGTGAAGCCCGCGGTGCGGACCTGGGTGACGAGCTGGCAGGTGGTGAAGGGGATTCCGTCCATGGGCGTGCGGACGCCCGGCACCGCCTTCATCTCCTCCACATCCTCGAACAGCTTCATGCCGAAGGGATAGGTGCGCAGTTTCAGCAGGTCGGACAGCTCGGCGGCGGCCTGTTTGACGGTCTCGCCGGTGATGGCGGCCGGCGCGTCGACGGATTGGGCGGCGGTGTCGGTCATGGCGGTCTCCCGAAGTGATCTTTTTCTCGTTGTCCCTGCCCCGGAGCGGCCATGGGAGGTGCCCCGGCACGGGTTTCCGCTGTAGCGTGCTGGTTGCAGGTCCGGGCGGCAAGACCCGGCGAAGAACGGGAGGAAACGCGTGGCGAGAGCGTTCGAGGGAATCCGTGTCGTCGACTTCACCCAGGTGCTGTCGGGGCCGTACATGACGTCCCTGCTGGCCCAGGAAGGGGCGGACGTCATCAAGATCGAGGCGCCCGGGCCGGGCGGCGGCGATCAGATGCGCAACCGCATGATCCCGAGCAAATACACCGATATCGACATGGGCTCCGCCTTCCTGGCGCTGAACCCGGGCAAGCGCAGCGTCGCCCTCGACCTGAAATCGGAGGAGGGGCGGCGGATCGCCCACCGGCTGATCGAGACCGCGGACGTGGTCGCCCAGAATTTCCGCGGGGGGGTGGCCGAACGGCTCGGCCTCGGCTGGGAGGATGTGAAGGCGATCAAGCCGGACGTGGTCTACTGCCAGATCACCGGCTATGGCGCCACCGGCCCGCGCTGCAAGGAAGGGGCCTATGACGGCGCCATCCAGGCGGCTTCCGGTATGATGTCGACCAATGGCTCGCCCGAGACCGGGCCGATGCGCACCGGTTATTTCCCGGTCGACCTGTTCACCGGCGCTTCGGCCGCCTATGCGGTCGCCGCCGCCCTCTTCCGGCGGGAGCGCACAGGGGAGGGGCAGTATCTCGACATCGCCATGCTGGACGCCGCCCTGAACATCCAGGCGCCGTCCATTGCCCAATGGACGGTGGACGGCAATCCCGGCGGATTGATCGGCAACAGCTCCGCCACCCATCTGCCGACGGCGAACAGCTTCGACTGCTCAGATGGCACGGTGCTGATGTCGGCGACCATGCAGACCCATGTGCAGGCGGTGTTCGAGGAACTGGGGATCGCCGATCTGCTCAGCGATCCGCGTTTCGCCGACAGCAAGGCGCGCATCGCCCACCGTGAGCTGGTGGACAGCACGCTACGCAAGGCGTTCCTGGCGGATACGGCGGCGAACTGGTCGAGGCGTTTGGGGGCACGCGGCGTGCCGATCAGTCGGGTGAACTCGATTCCGGAGGCGATGGAGGAACCGCAACTCGCCCATCGGGGCAGCCTGGCGGAGGTGCCGGCGCCACGGGGATTCGACCAGCCGGTGCGGTTGGCAATGGCGCCTTATAGGAGTGCGGCGGACGGGCCGAAATTCGACCGTCCGCCGCCGGGTCTCGGGGAGCATACCGAGGAGGTGCTCAGCGAGCTGGGCATGTCCTCCGCCGGTCCTGCCTGAAGGGGCCTACCAGCTCCCGGTGTTCTCCATGGAGGCCCAGGGCTCGGCCGGGTCCTTGGGGCCGTCGGCGTTCAGCAGCTCGATGGAGATGCCGTCCGGCGACTTCACGAAGGCCATGTAGCCGTCGCGCGGCGGGCGGTTGATGGTTACGCCGTTGTCCATCAGCTTCTGGCAGGTGGCGTAGACGTCGTCGACGCGGAAGGCGAGGTGGCCCCAGGCGCGGCCCTCGACCTTGTAGTCCTCGGTATCCCAGTTGTAGGTCAGCTCCAGCATCGGCGCCTTCTTGTCGGAGGCGGCGCTTTCCTTGTCTTCCGGGGCGGCCAGGAAGATGTTGGTGAAGCGACCCTTCTCGCTGTCATAGCGCCGGATCTCCTCCAGTCCGAGCAGACCGCAGTAGAAGTTCAGGCTTTCGTCGACGTCTTTGATGCGGACCATCGTGTGGAGGTATTGCATGGAGGCTCTCCGTTCGTGCGGGGACTGTTGTTCGGTGGGGGAGATTTGAGCCCTTCGGGCGGCGATGGCAACCCCCAGGACAGCCCATGCGCCGGATGCCTCTGCGCTAAAGGCCCCGGTCGCGCAGCCAGGCCAGGACATCGGCGCGGCTGGGCGCCAGAAAGTCGAGGGCGGGGGCGAAGGCGCCAATCATCGGGGCGTGGCCGACCTTCGGATAGGTCTTCACCGTGACGTCGCCCCCCAGACCGGCGATCGCGGCGGCGAGGTTCTTCGTGTTCTTCGGCAGGACGGTGGTGTCGGCGGTGCCGTGGAGAAGCAGCAGCGGCGGCGCATCGCCCCTTGCATAGGTGATCGGTTGGCTGGCCTCGGGATCGCCCTGGGGTGCGAGGATCGGCTGCAGGTCGTCCGACAGGGGTAGGAAGTCGTACGGGCCGGACAGGCCCACGGTCGCCTTCACCGTGGAGTCCACGTCGAGGCCGGCGGCGGACAGCCAGCGCGGATCCAGCGTCAGCATCATCGCGATATGCGCGCCGGCGGAATGGCCCATGAGGACGATCGGCCGGTCCAATCGCGCCGCCACGGCCGCCACCGCCGCTGCCCCGTCCTGCACGAAGTCGGGAAATGTCACCTGGGGATACAGCCGGTAATCCGGAATCGCGACCGTGTAGCCCGCCTTGGTCAGGGACTGTGCGACGAAGCGGTACTTGTCCTTGTCGCCGCTCTTCCAACCGCCGCCGTAGAAATAGACGATCGCCGGAGCATCGCGCCGGGGAGCGCTCGGCTCGTAGAGGTCATATGTCTGGCGCGGCCCCTCTGCGTAGGGAATGCCCTGCACCCGCTCGTAGCCGGTCTTCGGCGTGAGATGATCGACGATCTGCAGCGGCGAGCAGGCGGCAAGGAACGAGAACACGAAGAGTCCAATCCATCGGCACATGCGGCTTATACGGGCCAAGCGACGGATTGGACGTGTGGCCGGCGCGCTATCCTCGGGCGGCGTCGAGCAGGTCGCCCACCGCGCCGGCGAAGACCCGGGCGCCGGCGACGATATCAGCGTCGGAGGTGTTCTCGCTCCAGTGATGCGACACGCCGTTGATGCTGGGCACGAACAGCATGGCGCACGGGATGTAGGGGGCCAGTGTGCGGGCGTCGTGGCCCGCGCCGCTCGGCATCAGGGTGTGCTTGCCGGGGCAGATCCGCTCGGCGGAGGCGGAGAAGGCGGCCTTCAGCTGCTCGTCCATCAGCGCCGGCTTGGTGATGCTGACGATCTCCAGGCGGACGTCGCAGGGACCGTTGGCATCCTCCGCCGCGATCAACTCCTCCAGCTTGGCGTGCATCCGGTCGAGCACCGCCTGGTCGGCATCGCGGAACTGGAACAGGATCTCGGCCCGGCCCGGCACGATGGCCGGCGCGCCCGGGTCGAGGGTGATGCGGCCGACGGTCCACACGCTCAGCTCGGCGGCGATCTTCTGGAACTCGGTCTCGATCGCCTGGAGCAGGCGGGTCGCTGCCACGCCGGCATCGCGGCGCATCTTCATCATCGTGGTGCCGGCATGGTTCTGCTGGCCCTCGATGACGATCTTGTACTGCCAGGAACCGACGATGGAAGTGACGACGCCGATGGTCAGGTCGTTGGCCTCCAGCCAGCCGCCCTGCTCGATATGGGCCTCCAGGAAGCAGAGATAGCGGTCGCGCTCCATCTGCCGGCGCGGTTTGCCGGCCAGACCCGCCTTGGCCAGGGCCTCGCGCAGGGGCAGACCGTGGGTGCGGTCCACTGCGTTGTCGATGGTCTCCTCGGTGAGCTGGCCGACCCAGGAATTGCTGCCCGGCATGTCGCTGAAATGGCCTTCCTCGTCGGCGAAGGCGATCACGTCGACGCCGCTTTCCCCGTAGGCCCCGCTCTCCGCGACGGCGCGTGCCGCCTCCAGCGCGTAGAGCACACCCAGCGCGCCGTCCAGCCAGCCGGCCTCGTTCTGGGTCTCGATATGGGAGCCGGAGAGGATGTGCGGGCCCTTGCCGGGCGCACGGCCGATGACGTTGGCGATGCCGTCGATCTCCGCCTCGTGGCCCATGGCCTTCAGCTTGTCGACCAGCCAGTGCCGCGAGGTGATGTCGTCTGCGGACAGGGTCGGGCGGTGCACGCCGGTCTTGAAGGCCCCGATCTTGCGCAGGTCGTAGAGGTCTGCGAGCAGGCGGTCGGCGTTGATCTCAAGCATCTCGGGCCTCCGATGGCGACAGGTGAGGGCTGACGAGCGACATCGGGCGGGAACCGTCGGGCGGTGCGAACGTTGCCCAGGCGAACCGCGATAACAGCGCACACCATCGGGCCGCGTTCCCTACCCTGCGGCTCCGTTCCGGCGACTCCCGTTGCCGATGTGGTGCAGCGCACAAAAAGTCTCGCCGACTTTGGCAGGGACTCTCAAGAGGGGAAACGCTCCAGAGCCTCAGGGATCCGACCGGTTCGACCGAGTCGCGACCGCTAGCGGTGCGACCCGTTGAATTTGAACGAATATTGCCGCGCATGCATCGGTTCCGTATCGGAAATGGTGCGATGCGAAATAACCTTGGCCCGTTTATTGCTTGTTAACGGGCATGGAGTATCCTTCAGGGGATTAAGAAAATCGGTCCCCGTCCCGCAACCCCAACCCTCGGATCGTTTCCGATGATCGTTCGCTCCCTCATCTCGCGTCTGCGTCACGACCTCTTTTCCTGGTGGGGCAAGCGCGCCTATCACCCCGAGAAGCGGTATATGCGGGGCACCCGCGACGCCTGACCGGCGCACCGGCTCGTCTACGACAAGCCAGGACTCCCCGTGCGCCCCGGCAATGGCCGCCAGCGCCGTCTGAAGCGCCTCGCGCCACCGAACGTCTGCCAATCCGATTCCCTCCCCTGATCGTCTCTGCGGGCCGCGTGCGGTGCGCCTGCGGAACTTCTGCGTGTCGGCAAATCGCCTCTCCCAATTGTCTGCCGCCGTGCCATTCTGCGGCGAGAACAAGACCATAGGAGGTGAGGACATGGATGTGCGGCTCGACGGGCGCTCGGCGCTGATCACCGGAGGCAGTCTCGGCATCGGCCGGGCGATCGCCCTGCGGTATGCGGAGAGCGGTGGGCGCGTGGCCATCGTGGCCCGGCGCCAGGAGACGCTGGACGAGGCGGCGGCAGCGATCAAGGAGGCCACGGGTGTCGACATCGTCACCATCGCCGCCGACATCTCCACGGCCCAGGGCTGCGAGATCGCCTGCGACATCGCCCAGGCCCAGCTCGGCGCGGTCGATATCCTGGTGAACAATGCCGGCTCTTCCAAGCGCGGGCCGTTCGCCAGCCATGACGATGCCGTGTGGCAGGCCGATCTGGATCTGAAACTGTT
It includes:
- a CDS encoding CynX/NimT family MFS transporter, which produces MSAEPPAPPIRWAILFGVWTVYFCFGLTIAGLAPIIGPITRDLEISHTAMGGVLGIWQLTYIVAAVPGGSFLDRVGARRAIFLGAMIVALSGLLRGIADSAALLFVAVAIFGIGGPIVSAGAPKEIARWFKGSDRGFAMGIYITGPAIGSIVALSLTNSVLMPYFEGDWRSVLLLWSAVAALGACVWFAIASLPAARRHDPPVSTAKPRPQKEVIGELVRLPAVRLLLAMSVAIFALNHGLNNWLPEILRVGGMTPVEAGYWATVPTLIGIFASLTIPRLATPERRHLVLGLLAAGAVLACLLLWVAGQPALTIGLALQGIARSSLMTVAILTLVETKGVGEERAGTASGLFFSAAEVGGAGGPILLGLVYDATHSFDLSLWILAGVAAFLLLGTLRLKALQS
- a CDS encoding DUF169 domain-containing protein; protein product: MTDTAAQSVDAPAAITGETVKQAAAELSDLLKLRTYPFGMKLFEDVEEMKAVPGVRTPMDGIPFTTCQLVTQVRTAGFTLGIVKDNLRPNASCGANIGLEEVPERLASGEQMTGVWFDNQEAARKHQTEMPRVAPGRYSGLCASPLRTGRLDPPDVCLFYASPGQMILFINGLQFKNYRRYDFTITGESACADSWGRALSTKQTSLSIPCYAERRYGGVADDELLMACPPDEFLRGVEGLKGLAKNGLRYPYPPFGAFADPAIGMSKSYG
- a CDS encoding CoA transferase produces the protein MARAFEGIRVVDFTQVLSGPYMTSLLAQEGADVIKIEAPGPGGGDQMRNRMIPSKYTDIDMGSAFLALNPGKRSVALDLKSEEGRRIAHRLIETADVVAQNFRGGVAERLGLGWEDVKAIKPDVVYCQITGYGATGPRCKEGAYDGAIQAASGMMSTNGSPETGPMRTGYFPVDLFTGASAAYAVAAALFRRERTGEGQYLDIAMLDAALNIQAPSIAQWTVDGNPGGLIGNSSATHLPTANSFDCSDGTVLMSATMQTHVQAVFEELGIADLLSDPRFADSKARIAHRELVDSTLRKAFLADTAANWSRRLGARGVPISRVNSIPEAMEEPQLAHRGSLAEVPAPRGFDQPVRLAMAPYRSAADGPKFDRPPPGLGEHTEEVLSELGMSSAGPA
- the gloA gene encoding lactoylglutathione lyase; this translates as MQYLHTMVRIKDVDESLNFYCGLLGLEEIRRYDSEKGRFTNIFLAAPEDKESAASDKKAPMLELTYNWDTEDYKVEGRAWGHLAFRVDDVYATCQKLMDNGVTINRPPRDGYMAFVKSPDGISIELLNADGPKDPAEPWASMENTGSW
- a CDS encoding alpha/beta hydrolase; protein product: MFSFLAACSPLQIVDHLTPKTGYERVQGIPYAEGPRQTYDLYEPSAPRRDAPAIVYFYGGGWKSGDKDKYRFVAQSLTKAGYTVAIPDYRLYPQVTFPDFVQDGAAAVAAVAARLDRPIVLMGHSAGAHIAMMLTLDPRWLSAAGLDVDSTVKATVGLSGPYDFLPLSDDLQPILAPQGDPEASQPITYARGDAPPLLLLHGTADTTVLPKNTKNLAAAIAGLGGDVTVKTYPKVGHAPMIGAFAPALDFLAPSRADVLAWLRDRGL
- a CDS encoding hydantoinase/carbamoylase family amidase, giving the protein MLEINADRLLADLYDLRKIGAFKTGVHRPTLSADDITSRHWLVDKLKAMGHEAEIDGIANVIGRAPGKGPHILSGSHIETQNEAGWLDGALGVLYALEAARAVAESGAYGESGVDVIAFADEEGHFSDMPGSNSWVGQLTEETIDNAVDRTHGLPLREALAKAGLAGKPRRQMERDRYLCFLEAHIEQGGWLEANDLTIGVVTSIVGSWQYKIVIEGQQNHAGTTMMKMRRDAGVAATRLLQAIETEFQKIAAELSVWTVGRITLDPGAPAIVPGRAEILFQFRDADQAVLDRMHAKLEELIAAEDANGPCDVRLEIVSITKPALMDEQLKAAFSASAERICPGKHTLMPSGAGHDARTLAPYIPCAMLFVPSINGVSHHWSENTSDADIVAGARVFAGAVGDLLDAARG